The genomic region CCGGGGCTGCTGGGAGCAGTACGCCAGCGGCAACGCGCTGGTCCGGCACGCGCGCGCCCACCTCGGCTCCGGGCCGGGCGTCCTGCGGGACCTGTGCGGCGCCGACCCGGACCGGGTCGTGGGGCCGATGGTCTCCCGCGCCGCCGAGGCGGGCGACCCCGTGGCGCTGGCCGCGTTCGCGTCGGTCGGGCACTGGCTGGGGGTCGGCGTGGCCAACCTCGTCGCGGCCTTCGACCCCGAGCTGGTCGTGGTCGGCGGCGGGGTCTCCGCCGCCGGCGAGCTTCTGCTCGGCCCGGCCCGCGAAGCCCTGGGCAGCAGCCTGGTCGGCGCGGCCCAGCGCGAGGTTCCGCGGCTGGTGCGGGCCCGGTTCGGCCCCGAGGCCGGCGTGGTCGGCGCCGCCGACCTGTCCCGCGCCGCGGCGGCCCGGGCCGCCTGAGCCGGGTCGACTGAGCTGGGTCGCCTGAGCTGGGTCGACTGAGCTGGGTCGCCTGGGCCGGGTCAGACCTGGGCGCCGTCGTCCCAGGGGTCGCGCGGGCCGCCGGGCATCCTCCAGACCAGGTAGAGGAAGCCGCCCACGAACCCGACGACCAGCGCGTAGGAGAGCAGCCGCGGCAGGTCGATGCCGAGGACCAGGCAGACCAGCAGCACCGCCGGTGCCCCGAAGACCCCGAGCCAGGCCAGCAGCCGGTCCCGGCTCGGCCGGGGGACCGGGAGCGGCTCGGGCGGAACGAACGCCTCCGCGGGCTCCTCGGCGGGGCCCTCCAGGTACGCCGCGAACGGCTCCGGCGGCTCGGGCTCGGGCTGCGGGGTCGGGTCGATCGCGGGGCGGTCCCCGTAGTTCTCGACGATGGCCTTCCAGGCCTCGTCGTCCTCCTCGCGCGGCACAGGACGAGCCTAGTTGCTGGTGCCCGGGACGGCGTCGCGCGGCAACCCGTCCGGGTGGGCGGGCACCCGCGCCAGGAACCGGGCGCTCTCCTCGTGGATCCGGGGCGCGTCGTGGTCGAGCGTGGCCACGTGGAAGCTCCGCGCCAGGCGCACGACCTCGACGTCGGTGGAGGAGACCGAGCCGGTGATCAGCGGCTCGGAGAGGTCGTCGACGACGTTGTCGACGGTCGAGCGCAGGTAGAGCAGCGGCGCGGTCACCCGCGGCAGCGCGGCCACCAGGTCCGGCCAGGCGCGGACCATCGAGTGCGCGGCCTTGAGCGGGGTGCGGGGGTAGCCGTGCTCGTCGGCGCCCTCGAGCGCGATGTCGTTGACGATCCCGGGCATCGAGGGCAGCAGGTGCTTGAGCACCGGCAGCAGCTTGATGTCGCGGCGCCGAGTGGCCACCGCCGGGTTCACCACGACCACCCCGGCGACCCGGTCGGGATGCTCGGCGGCCAGCCGCAGGGCGAGCGCCCCGCCCATCGACAGGCCGCCGACGACCACTGCGTCGTTGTCCAGGCACAGCCCGTCGAAGACCCGCGCCAGCTCGCCGTACCAGTCCTCCCAGGTGGTGGCGTTCATCTCCCGCCAGCTGGTGCCGTGCCCGGGCAGCCGCGGCACCTCCACGGCGTACCCCAGGCCGGCGAGGTGCTCGCCCCAGGGCTTGATCGAGGCCGGCTGCCCGGTGAAGCCGTGGCTGAGCAGCACGCCGACGCGCCGGCCTCCGGTCAGGTCGGGCTGCGCGGGTACCGAGAGCGGGGCGGCCAGCGGATGGATCGTCATGGGTGCCGTCATGGGTGCACTGTAGGTCTAGAGTTCCGGTGACTCGGTCGTGTTCGGAGAGGGTGCTGCGGTGTTGTACTGGTTCCTGAAGTGGGTGGCGCTGGGCCCCTGGCTCAAGCTCGTCTTCCGGCCCCGGCTCGAGGGTGCCGAGAACGTCCCCGCCGAAGGGCCGGCGATCCTGGCCAGCAACCACCTCTCGTACGCCGACTGGCTGTTCATGCCGCTGCGCCTGCCGCGCCGGGTCACGTTCGTGGCGAAGGCGGAGTACTTCACCGGCAAGGGCGTCAAGGGCTGGCTGCAGCGCGGCTTCTTCGGCGGCTCCGGCCAGGTGCCGATCGACCGGACCAGCGGCTCGGCGGCCGAGGGCGCGCTCAGCGCGGCCAAGCGGATCCTCGACGAGGGCCACCTGTTCGGCATCTACCCCGAGGGCACCCGCTCCCACGACGGGCGGCTCTACCGCGGCAAGACCGGCGTGGCGCGGCTCGCGCTCGAGTCCGGCGCCCCGGTGATCCCGGTCGCGGTGATCGGCACCGACGTCGTGGCCCCGCCCGGCAAGAAGTTCGGCCGCTTCCACCAGCCGCTGGTGAAGTTCGGCAAGCCGCTGGACTTCTCCCGCTACGAGGGCATGGAGAACGACCGCTACATCCTGCGCTCGATCACCGACGAGATCATGTACGAGATCATGCGGCTCTCCGGCCAGGAGTACGTCGACGTCTACGCAGGCCAGGCTAAGGAGGACGCCCGGGCGGCCCGCAAGGCCGAGGCGGCCGCGGACGGCTCGGGGGACGGGGTCGACCAGCCCCGCAAGCCCGGCGAGCCCGGCGAGCAGAAGAAGGCATCCTGACTCCTCCGGTCGACTGGCGCCGCCCCGGGGCGACCGTCGGCGACCGGCTCTTCGCAGCCCTGGCCGTGCTGCGCATCGTCGTGCTGCTCAACGCGGTCGCGATGAACCTCTACCGGGCCGAGAACTTCCAGCGCCCGCTCGCCGGGGCGCTCGTGGTGGCCGCGATGGTGGGCTGGACGGCGTTCGCCACCTACGCCTACGCCGACCCCGCCCGGCGGACCCGGTGGCTCCTGGTCGCCGACCTCGCGGTCGCAGTCGCCGCGATGGCCTCCTCGCCGCTGCTCAAGGGCGACGGGTTCAACGCCACGGTCCCGGGGTTCTGGGTCGCCGCGGCGCTGTTCGCCTGGGCGGTCCAGTACGGCGTGCTCGGCGGGCTGGCGGCCAGCGTCTGCCTGGGGGCCACCGACCTGCTGATCCGCGACGGGATCAGCCAGGCCCAGTACGGCAACGTCTTCCTGATCCTGATCGGCGGCCCGATCGTCGGCTTCATGGCCTCCTCGCTGCGGGCCATGGCCGTCGAGCGGGACCGGGCCGAGCGGGCGGCGGCCGCGGCGACCGAGCGGGCCCGGCTGGGCCGGGCCGTCCACGACGGCGTGCTCCAGGTGCTCTCGCTGGTGCAGCGGCGCGGCAGCGAGCTCGGCGGCGAGGCCGCCGAGCTGGGCCGGCTGGCGGGGGAGCAGGAGGCGTCGCTGCGCCGGCTGATCCGGGCCCAGGACGCCGTCGACCCCGAGACGCCCGGCGGTGTGGTGGACCTCGCGGCGGCGCTCGGCGCCCTGGAGTCGGCCACCGTCACCGTGGCCGGGCCGGGCACCGTCGTCGAGGTCGCCGAGCCCGTCGCGACCGAGCTGGTCGCCGTGGTCCGGGCCTGCCTGGACAACGTCGCGGTCCACGTCGGCCCCCAGGCGCCGGCGTGGGTGCTGCTCGAGGCCGTCGGCGACCGGATCGCGGTCGCGGTCCGCGACGAGGGACCCGGCATCCGGCCCGGCCGCCTCGAGCAGGCCCAGGCCGAGGGGCGCCTCGGCGTGTCCGGCTCGATCCGGGGCCGGATCGCCGACCTCGGCGGGACGGCCGAGCTCAGCACCGGGCCCTTCGGGACCGAGTGGGAGCTCACGGTGCCCCGGGGCGCCGGCTGCGTAGGCTCGCGGCCGTGACCATCCACGCCGGGCACCCGTTCCCCACCGACGACGACCCGGTGCGCCGGCTGCGCGGCCGGCTCGGCGGCGCGGTGTCGCTGTGGACCGCCGGGGAGGGCGCGGGCCGGGCGGGGCTCACGCTGAGCTCGGTGATGGTGGCGAACGGCGAGCCGGCCCGGCTCCTGGGGCTGGTCGACCCGGACTCCGACCTCGCCGAGGCCGTCGAGCGCACCGGCGCCGCGGTGGTCCAGCTGCTCTCCTGGCCGGACCGGGACCTGGCCGAGATGTTCGCCGGGACGGCTCCCGCGCCCGGCGGGCTGTTCCGGCAGGCGGAGTTCGAGCAGACCCCCTGGGGGCCCCGGCTCGCCACGGCCAGCACCTGGACCGGCGTACGCCTGGAGTCGGCGCGGCCCACCGGCTGGTCCACCCTGCTGACCTGCACGATCGAGGAGGTCGTCGTCGGTGAGGAGGCGCAGCCGCTGGAGCACCGCCGCGGTCGCTACCGGCGGCCGGTCGAGGACATGCCCTAGGGTCCCGCCATGGACGAGCCGCGGATCCGGGTGATGGTGGTCGACGACCACCCGATGTGGCGCGACGCGGTCGAGCGGGACCTCGCCGAGGCCGGCTTCGACGTGGTCGGGGTCGCCGCGGACGGGCGCCAGGCGCTGGCCCGCTTTCCCGCCGTACGCCCCGAGGTGCTGGTGCTGGACCTGCAGATCCCGGAGCCGAACGGCGTCGCGGTGACCGCCGAGGTGCTGCGCCAGGACCCGGCCGCCCGGGTGCTGATCCTCTCCGCGTCCGGGGAGCAGGCCGACGTCCTGGAGGCGGTCAAGGCCGGCGCGACCGGCTACCTGGTGAAGTCCGCGTCGCGGGCCGAGCTGGTCGCGGCCGTACGCCGGGTCGCGGCCGGGGACACCGTGTTCACCCCTGGGCTGGCGGGCCTGGTGCTCGGCGAGTACCGGCGCCTGGGGGAGCCGGGCGGCGAGCCGAACCACCCGGAGCTGACCCCGCGCGAGACCGAGGTGCTGAAGATGGTGGCCAAGGGGCTGGGCTACCGACAGATCGCCGAGCGGCTGGTGCTCTCGCACCGCACGGTCCAGAACCACGTGCAGAACACCCTGCGCAAGCTGCAGATGCACAACCGCGTCGAGCTCACCCGGTGGGCGATCGAGCGGGGCCTCGATGCCGACTGAGGATCCCGCCGGGATCCTCAAGATCGCCGAGGAGGTCTACGGGCTCGGGCTCGGGGAGTTCACACCGGCCCGGGACGCCCGGGCCAAGGAGCTCAAGGGCACCGACCTCGCCGCCCCGGTCCGCAAGCTGCGCAAGCCGTCGACGGCCGCGTGGGTGGTGAACCTGCTGGTGCGGCGGGAGAGCGAGCAGGTCGAGCAGGTGCTCGCGCTCGGGGCCGCGCTGCGCGAGGCCCAGGCGACGATGTCGGCCGACGACCTGCGGGCGCTGACCCGGCAGCGCCGCCAGCTCACCGCCGCGGTCACGACCACGGCCCGGGCGGTGGCCCGGGACGCGGGCGTCCGGGTGACCGAGGCGGTCGCCGACCAGGTCGAGGCCACGCTGACCGCGGCGATGGTCGACGCCGACTGCGCCGCCGCGGTCCGCAGCGGCCTGCTGGTCGCGCCGCTCGCCGCGACCGGCGTCGACGAGGTGGACCTGACCAAGTCGGTCGCGCTGCCCGCCGCGCTCGGTTTCACCGCCAAGCCCCGGGCGGCCGAGCCCGCCGCCCGGCCCGAGCTGCGCGTCGTACCCGACCCGGACGCGGACGCCAAGGCGCTGGCCGCGGCGCAGGAGCGGCTCGCGGAGGCCGACGCGGAGGTCGCGGCGGCCGAGGAGTCGCTGGCCATCGTCGCCAGCGCGGTCGACGACCTCCGGGCCCGCGAGCTCCAGGTCGCGGCCGAGCTCGACGAGGTACGCCGCCGGCTGGCCGAGCTCGAGACGAGCGCCGAGGAGGTCGAGGAGGACCTCGCGGAGGCGGAGGAGGCCCGCGCCGAGGCCGAGGGGGCCGCCGGCTCGGCGAGGGAGGCCCGGGACGCGGCCGCGGGCGTCGTCGAGCGGCTGCGGGGGAGCCGCCGAGGAGGGCGGTCCTGACCACCACCGGCACGACCGCCGACGGCCGACGGCCGACGGCCGGAGCCTCGAGGTGCTCGACGCGGGGTGAGATCTCCGGACTCGCCCGGGCGGGTCAATGCTCGGCGAAGCGCCTAGGGGAGCCCGGCTTCGTACGCGGCGATCACGAGATGGACCCGGTCGCGAGCGCCCATCTTCGCGAGGATGCGGGCCACGTGAGTCTTGGCAGTCAGCGGGCTGACGACCAGCTCGTCCGCGATCTCCTGGTTGCTTCGGCCCGCGGCGATGAGCCGAAGCACCTCGCGTTCGCGCGCCGTCAGGCTGGCCAGCCGCTCGGGCGCAGGCGCGTCCGGGCGACTCAGGGCACGGGTGATGACCGCCCTGGTCGCGCCGGGCGACAGCAGCGCCTCCCCGGCCGCGACGGTGCGGATGGCGTCCAGCAGCGCGTCCGGACGGGTGTCCTTGGGCAGGAACCCACACGCCCCCGCGCGAAGGCCGCGCAGCACGTTGGTGTCTGTCTCGAACGTGGTCAGGATCAGCACCTTGCTGCCGCTCGGTCCATCGGCAGCGAAGATCTGCTGAGTCGCCTCGATGCCGTCGGTGCTCGGCATCCTGATGTCCATCAAGACGACGTCGGGGCGTAGGTCCCGGGTCAGCGTCACCGCCTCGTCGCCGGTGCCGGCCTCTCCGACAACCACCATGTCAGCAGCTGAGTTGACCAGCAGCGCGAGCGCGCCGCGCACCAGAGTCTGGTCGTCGGCGAGCAGGACCCGGATCACGACGGCACCCCCCAGATCTCCGGTAGCGGCAGGCTTGCCCGCACCTCGAATCCTCCGGACTCGCTCGGCCCGGCGGACAGCTCACCACCGACGGCCTGTGCTCGCCCTGTCATCCCGGCGATCCCGAAGCCGGCCGGTGTCACGGTCGAGTCCGGTCGCGCGGGCCCGTCATCGAGGACCGCGATCCGGAGCCGGTGGCCGTTCTGGTCGAGTCGGACGGTCGCGTGCTTGGCCATCGAGTGTCGAGCGACATTGGTGAGCGACTCCTGGACGATCCGATAGGCCACGATGGACACCGTGGACGGTAGCTCGTCCGGGAGCCCGTCAGCCTCCACGTCGACCCGGACATCAGCCGCCTCGGCCATCTCCACCAGACGCTGCAGCTCGCCGAGGTGGGGCGCTGGCTCGGTCGGCTCGGCCTCGCCACCGTGCAGCACGTCCAGAACGGCACGCAGCTCATGGAGTGTGGCCCGGCTCGTGTCCGCCAGGTGATGCAGCGTGCTGGACAGCTCCCGCAGTGAGGAGTCCCCGCGGCTGGGCAGCTGGTCGATCAGGTGCGCAGCGACGGACGCCTGGACGTTCGCGACCGCGAGGCCGTGCGCCAGGACGTCGTGCAGCTCAGCAGCGATCACTACCCGCTCCTCGGCGACCCGCCGCTCGACCTCGTCGGCGCGCTCCTGCTCGAGCCGCGCGGTGACGGCGGCCTTCCAGGCTTCATGGAAGCGGACCGCCAGCCCGGCAAAGAAGGCCATGAACAGCCAGCCGACGCCGAGGAGAGCATCTCCAGGTGCCCCCGACGCCTCGTCGGCGAGGACCGGCACGGTCACCGCGGCCACCGCCACCAGGGCGGCGGCTGCCCGCCGCCGTGGCTGGCTGTAGCGCGCCGCCGCGAACGCCGCCACCAGCGAGGCCGGCATCGTGGCCTCATGGGGATAGTCGAGGAGGTGGTACGGCGTCGACACGGCGAGGACCGCGAGGACGACGAGGATCGGCCAGCGCCGGCGGGCCAGCAACGGCGCCGACATCGCGCCCAGGAGCGCGATCGCCCACAGATCCACGCTTCGCTCGCCGTCGAAATCGACCGCCTCGAGCGTGATCGCGACGACGACGCCGAGCACGAACGCCGCCGCCGCCAGCAGCCAATCGGCCACTGACGGACGGAGCGCCCTCATCGTTCACAGACGGTCATCGACACTGTCCTCACTCGCCCGCGAGAGCTTGCTGGGCCACCAGATCCGCGAACCCAGCGACATCGTCAGTGCGGGAACCACGATGGACCGCACCAGCAAGGTGTCGATGAGCACGCCGACGGCGACCAGTATCCCGATCTCGACGAGCATGACCAGCGGCAGCGAGGCGAGCACCGCGAACGTCGCCGCCAGCACGACGCCGGCCGAGGTGATCACGCCACCGGTCACCGCGAGGCCGCGCTTCGTGCCAGCGACAGTGCCGTGCCGGACGGCCTCCTCACGCACCCGGGTCATCAAGAAGATGTTGTAGTCGACACCGAGCGCGACCAGGAAGAGGAACCCGATCAGGGGCACTGACGGCTCCAACCCGGCGAATCCGAGCACCTGGTCGAACAACAGGTTGCACAGTCCGAGGGCTCCGAAGTACGACACCACGACGGTGGCGACCAGCACCAGCGGAGCCACGATCGCCCGCAGCAGTAGCCCGAGGATGGCGAGCACCACCAGCAGGATCAGCGGCATCACCAGATTGCGGTCGGTCTTGTTGGTCTCGGCCTCGTCGAGCCTCTCGGCACTCGTACCACCGACCAGCGCGGCGTCACCGGCGACCTCGTGCACGTTCTCCCGCAGCTGCTCGATCGTTGCCGTCTCACCCGCGCTGTCTGGAGAGTCGACCGGGAGCACGGAGATCTCCACCCAGTCGTCGCTGGCCCGGCCGATCTCGGCCTGGGCGACCCCCGGCGTACTTTCGACGGCGGCCAGGACCTCGCGGCTCTGGTCCGGCCGACTCATCACGGTGAGCGGCTGACCGCTCTCGTCGGGGTAGCGCGCCTCGATCAGCTTCGCCCCGGTCACCGAGTCCGGTGTCGACCGGGCGAACTGGTCCAGCTGCGGAAGCGAGCCGCTGGCACCCACGGTGCCCAGCGCGAGACCGCCCAGGATCACCAGCGGAGCCGCCCAGCTGACGACGCGGCGGCGCGCGACCAGCTCGCCGAGTCGAGCCCACCCAGAACGGGGTTGGTGTGCCTCACCCCCGAGTCGCGGAACGAACGGCCAGAAGACCCGGCGCCCGAGCACCACCAGCAAGGCCGGGAAAAGCGTCAGCATGACCAGCAGTGCCGCCCCGATGCCCGCCGCACCCACCGGGCCGAGACTGCTGATGCTGTTGAGATCCGCGGCCAACAGGCACAACAAGCCGGCGACCACCGTCGCCGCCGAAGCGAGGATGGCCGGGCCAGCGCCACGCAGCGCCGGCAGCATCGCGTCGATCGGTCGAACGTGTCGGTGCAACTCCTCGCGGTAGCGAGACACGAGAAGCAATGCATAGTCGGTGCCCGCGCCGAAGACCAGCACGATCAGCAGCGCCGAGCTCATGCTCGTGATGGTGAAGTCGAAGATCTGGGTGAGTGCGTAGACGGTGCCCATCGACGTGATCGCCGCGACCCCGACCGAGGCGAGGGGGACCAGCCACAGCAGCGGACTGCGGTACGTCAGGATCAGCAGGAGCGCCACCACCACGGCAGTAGCGAGCATCAACGTCGCGTCGACGGCGTCGAAGACCTCGTCCATGTCGGCCCCCAGGGCGGTCGGACCGGTGACATAGGCGTTCAGGCCACTCGGCCGGTCGTCGAGAAGGGCACGCGCATCCGCGGTGGCGCCGGCCTCCTCGGCGACCGCATCACGGTCGAGCGCAAGCGCGTACATCACTGCCGTGCCGTCGTCGGAGTCGACGATCTCGGGCAGTGCGTCGGTGTCGTTGCCGAATCGCTCCGCCAGCTCGGCCTGGCCGCGTTCGACCGCCTCCCGATCGCCCGGTTGGAGGCCGCCCGGCCGTTCGTACACGACCATGAGCAGGCCGTTCTCGCCGCCGGGCAGGCCGGCCTCGGCCTGGAGCACCTTGGTCGACTGGGCGCTGGCCGGCAGGTAGTCGGCCTGCCCATCGCGGGTCACCGAGTCGAGCTTGCCGGCGAGTGAGTAGCCGCCCACCACCAGCCCGACCCACACGGCCACCATGAGCCAGGGCAGCAGGGTCTTCGTCCGTGATCTCTTCGGTCTCTGGTCCGCACCGGTGTGGTCGGGCGCCGCTAGTTGAGTAGTCATGGCGATCACGCTGTCAAGCCGGCCGGGCTGACGCGTCTGGCCACGGCAGACACCTCGCCGTACTCCGCGCGGAGTACGGCGGGCGGCTGGGGCAGGCGGCTACGGGGGACGTGCCTGACCATGCTCAGCGAGCGTGCGGTGTGTGGCGACGGAGAGAAAAGCCGGACGTCGTAGGGCTCAACACGCCCTATCGTGGGTGCCATGCGTCCGAGCCTGCTGGCGGTGACCTTCGATGTTCGGGACCCGGCCGGGGTGGCACGCTTCTGGGCCGAGATGCTCGATCGGAACGTCGTCGAGACGAGCAGCGGCGTACTCCTCAGAGGCGACGGCGCGCAGCTCGGGCTCGGGTTCGCTCCTTGCCACATCGAGACGACCGAACCGAACCGTGCGCATCTCCACCTCACCAGTACCACCGAGGCCGACCAGCAGCGCACAGTCGACAAGGCGCTCGGCCTCGGTGCCCGCCACCTCGACGTCGGCCAGCGACCCGAAGAGGGGCACGTCGTCCTCGCTGACCCAGGCGACAACGAGTTCTGCGTGATCCCGCCCAACAGCTCCTTCCTGGCCGGCTGCGGCTTTCTCGGTGAGCTCGCATGTGACGGGGCCCGGGAGGCGGGCCTGTTCTGGAGCCAGGCGCTGGGCTGGCCACTGGTGTGGGACCAGGATCAGGAGACTGCGATCCAGTCCCCATTCGGGGGCACCAAGATCGCGTGGGGAGGTCCGTCCACGAGCCCTCCCGTGACACCCCCCAGACAGCGGCTCCACCTCACGATCACCGACGGCGACGCCGGAAGCGAGATCGAGAGGCTGCTCTCGCTCGGAGCCAGCCAGGTCGACGAGAACACCTGGGCAGACCCGGCCGGCAACGAGTTTCGCGTGGTCCATGCCGACGACTGAGCGGTCGGCACACTCATGTCGCAGGCGGCGCCTTCTCGACCTGCCCCATTCCACCGTGATCGGAACGTGACGCCTTCCGGTTGTTCCTGCCCGATCCCCACACCCTGCTCTAGGGTCGCAGGCGTGTTCGAACACGGATCTCATGGCGTCCTGGCGGCCGCCGTGCCTCATGGCGTCCTGGCGGCCGCCGTGTCTCATGGCGTCCTGGCGGCCGCCGTGCTGGGCGCGGCGCTGGCTGTGAGCGCCTGTGGCGTCGACGATCCTGCTGCGCCTGCGGGGAGGGCGACATCGGCGCCGACGCAGCCGCCGCTCAGCGCTGGTCCGCCGAGCGAGGAGGAGCTCTCGCCGGGCTGGGACGAGACGCCCGACGGCCCGCCGCCGACGCCTGACTCCGACCTTCCCGACGCCGCGCTGAGAGAGCTGCTGCGTAGTCGCGCCTCGTCGGCGGACGGCGCCCGGAGCTGCGGCCCCGGGGACGTCGCTGCCCGGCTGTCGGGGATCGACGCTGCGCTCGGTCACCGCTACACCACGCTGGTGGTGAGGAACACGGCGTCGCGGGCGTGCATCGTCGAGGGGGTGCCCGGCGTCGGGGCGCGCGGCAGCTGGGGCCACCGCTTCACCCTGACCGTCGAGCCGGGCACGTCGGTCTCGGGCTCCACCGGACCGGTGCACCTCGATCCGGGCGAGGAGGCGCAGGCGCTCGTGGAGTGGACCGGCGAGCTCGCCGGCCACGACGCCGAGCGCGCGTCGCTCCTGGTGGTCCAGCTGGCCGCCGGCCAGGTCCCGGTCCGGGTGCCGGCCAGCATCACCGGTGTCCCGGAAGGGGAGGCCGACCTCGATGTCGGCATGCTCACCACGCTGCGGGTCGGGCCGTTCGAGCCCAGCACCTGAGCGGGAGCACGGGGCCGAGTCCTGGTGGGAGCGCGCAGGGCCGCCGATCCGCTGGATCTCCTCGACACTAGGGTCGCTGAGACGGAGCCCGGTGAACGAGCCGATCGCAGATGCGCCGCAGCAGGGCGACGGCGATCGTGACCCCCACCAGGCCGAGGGCCAGGCCGGCGAGCACGTCGTGGACGTAGTGGACGCCGGCCGCGACCCGCGAGGCAGCGATGAGCGCGGCAACCGGTACCACGAACCATGCGCTGCGGGGGAGTGTGAAGAAGCAGGCGGCCGCGATGGCGGCGGCGATCGTTGCGTGGTTGGACGGCCATGACCAGTCGCCCACCCCAGGGCAGGCCAGGACCGTCTGGACGTCAACGGCTCGACACGGACGCTGCTGCTCGACCAGGAGCTTGACCAGCTCACTGGTGGCATAGGCCCCAGCGACGCCCACACCCGCGCTCGCGAGTGTCAGGAACGCGCGCCGATCTCGCAGCCAACTCCAGGCAGCCAGCACAGCAGCGCTGCCGACCAGAGCGAGCACACCGACCTCGGCGACCATGCCGACGACTGCCTCCCACTCCGAGCCGGACGCAGCCGCGGCCACGGACGCATACAGGTCGTCGCGCGCGAAGGAGGTCGCTGCGGACAAGAGCGCCAAGAGACCACCGAGCGCCCAGGCGACGCGTGTGCCGCCCGGTACGACGGACGGCTGGCCGGGTCTGCGGGGATGGACGGCACGCAGCGAGGAGGGGCTCACGCTCGGAAAGGCTAGGAATCTCGACGGGCGTTCCAGATCCACCCACGGTCGCGACCGTCGTACCCCGACGGGGGTAGGTCGCTCAGCAATCACTACGCCCCTGGGTGGACGGTAGCCCGGAGCTGCGGGGCCGTCGGCGTCTTCCGGCAGCAAGGGCTTCGGTGGCGGTGATCGGATTCAGGCGACGATGGTCTTCGAAAGGATCACGTAATCCACGCCGTGTTCGCGTGAGAGACCTAGCCCGAGGCGCGGCCCACCGCCGTGCTGCCGTCGTCCCGATGATCTGGAGTTCCGGCTCACCGCCGCCTGGCGAACCGGACGTCGCCGTTGGGCAGGCGGTCGTGGAGGTAGCGGTCGTCGTGGACCAGATGGTGGTGCCGGGAGCAGAGCAGGATCCCGTTCGCGAGGTCCGTCCGCCCGCCGAGGAGCCAGGGCTGCAGATGATGTGCCTCGCACCAGGCCGCGGGGATCGAGCACCCATCAGCGCGGCACTCCCGGTCCCGCAGGGCCAGCGCCTTGCGCTGCGCGGGCGTGAACAGCCGCGCCGTGTGGCCCAGGTCCAGGGGCACCGACCGGGTCCCCAGGACGGCCGGGACGAGGTTCGCCGTGCACGCCATCCGACGCGCCTCGCCGGCCGTGATCCGGGACCCGTCGGCCAGGGCCGCGGTCCCGAGGCCGGTGGTCAGCGCCTC from Nocardioides pantholopis harbors:
- a CDS encoding VOC family protein, which encodes MRPSLLAVTFDVRDPAGVARFWAEMLDRNVVETSSGVLLRGDGAQLGLGFAPCHIETTEPNRAHLHLTSTTEADQQRTVDKALGLGARHLDVGQRPEEGHVVLADPGDNEFCVIPPNSSFLAGCGFLGELACDGAREAGLFWSQALGWPLVWDQDQETAIQSPFGGTKIAWGGPSTSPPVTPPRQRLHLTITDGDAGSEIERLLSLGASQVDENTWADPAGNEFRVVHADD
- a CDS encoding DUF4232 domain-containing protein, with translation MFEHGSHGVLAAAVPHGVLAAAVSHGVLAAAVLGAALAVSACGVDDPAAPAGRATSAPTQPPLSAGPPSEEELSPGWDETPDGPPPTPDSDLPDAALRELLRSRASSADGARSCGPGDVAARLSGIDAALGHRYTTLVVRNTASRACIVEGVPGVGARGSWGHRFTLTVEPGTSVSGSTGPVHLDPGEEAQALVEWTGELAGHDAERASLLVVQLAAGQVPVRVPASITGVPEGEADLDVGMLTTLRVGPFEPST
- a CDS encoding phosphatase PAP2 family protein, encoding MSPSSLRAVHPRRPGQPSVVPGGTRVAWALGGLLALLSAATSFARDDLYASVAAAASGSEWEAVVGMVAEVGVLALVGSAAVLAAWSWLRDRRAFLTLASAGVGVAGAYATSELVKLLVEQQRPCRAVDVQTVLACPGVGDWSWPSNHATIAAAIAAACFFTLPRSAWFVVPVAALIAASRVAAGVHYVHDVLAGLALGLVGVTIAVALLRRICDRLVHRAPSQRP